The proteins below come from a single Drosophila suzukii chromosome X, CBGP_Dsuzu_IsoJpt1.0, whole genome shotgun sequence genomic window:
- the Moe gene encoding moesin/ezrin/radixin homolog 1 isoform X7 has product MSPKALNVRVTTMDAELEFAIQSTTTGKQLFDQVVKTIGLREVWFFGLQYTDSKGDSTWIKLYKKTGSMPFSTWVMNQDVKKENPLQFRFRAKFYPEDVAEELIQDITLRLFYLQVKNAILTDEIYCPPETSVLLASYAVQARHGDHNKTTHTAGFLANDRLLPQRVIDQHKMSKDEWEQSIMTWWQEHRSMLREDAMMEYLKIAQDLEMYGVNYFEIRNKKGTDLWLGVDALGLNIYEQDDRLTPKIGFPWSEIRNISFSEKKFIIKPIDKKAPDFMFFAPRVRINKRILALCMGNHELYMRRRKPDTIDVQQMKAQAREEKNAKQQEREKLQLALAARERAEKKQQEYEDRLKQMQEDMERSQRDLLEAQDMIRRLEEQLKQLQAAKDELELRQKELQAMLQRLEEAKNMEAVEKLKLEEEIMAKQMEVQRIQDEVNAKDEETKRLQDEVEDARRKQVIAAEAAAALLAASTTPQHHHVAEDENENEEELTNGDAGGDVSRDLDTDEHIKDPIEDRRTLAERNERLHDQLKALKQDLAQSRDETKETANDKIHRENVRQGRDKYKTLREIRKGNTKRRVDQFENM; this is encoded by the exons ATGTCTCCAAAAGCG CTAAATGTGCGCGTCACGACAATGGACGCGGAACTGGAGTTCGCCATCCAGTCGACGACGACGGGCAAACAATTGTTTGACCAGGTGGTGAAGACGATCGGCCTGCGGGAGGTTTGGTTCTTTGGACTCCAGTACACCGACTCAAAGGGCGACTCCACATGGATCAAGCTGTACAAAAAG ACTGGATCAATGCCGTTTTCGACATGG GTGATGAACCAGGACGTGAAGAAGGAGAACCCCTTGCAGTTCAGATTCCGTGCCAAATTCTACCCCGAGGACGTGGCCGAGGAGCTGATCCAGGACATCACCCTGCGCCTGTTCTACCTGCAGGTGAAGAATGCCATACTGACCGACGAGATCTATTGTCCGCCGGAGACGTCCGTGCTGCTCGCCTCGTACGCCGTGCAGGCGCGTCACGGTGACCACAACAAGACCACCCACACAGCCGGCTTCCTGGCCAACGATAGGCTGCTGCCGCAGCGCGTCATCGACCAGCACAAGATGTCCAAGGACGAGTGGGAGCAGTCGATCATGACCTGGTGGCAGGAGCACCGCAGCATGCTGCGTGAGGACGCCATGATGGAGTATCTGAAGATCGCCCAGGACCTGGAGATGTATGGCGTCAATTACTTTGAGATCCGCAACAAGAAGGGCACGGATCTCTGGCTGGGCGTGGACGCCCTGGGCCTGAACATTTACGAGCAGGACGACAGGCTGACGCCGAAGATTGGCTTCCCGTGGTCCGAGATCCGCAACATCTCCTTCTCGGAGAAGAAGTTCATCATCAAGCCGATCGACAAGAAGGCGCCGGACTTTATGTTCTTCGCGCCACGCGTCCGCATCAACAAGCGCATCCTGGCCCTCTGCATGGGCAACCACGAGCTGTACATGCGTCGCCGCAAGCCGGACACCATCGATGTGCAGCAGATGAAGGCGCAGGCGCGCGAGGAGAAGAATGCCAAACAGCAGGAGCG TGAGAAGCTGCAGCTGGCGCTGGCCGCACGCGAACGCGCTGAAAAGAAGCAGCAGGAGTACGAGGATCGGCTGAAGCAGATGCAGGAGGACATGGAACGTTCGCAGCGCGACCTCCTGGAGGCCCAGGACATGATCCGCCGTCTGGAGGAGCAGCTCAAGCAGCTGCAGGCCGCCAAGGACGAGCTGGAGCTGCGCCAGAAGGAGCTGCAGGCGATGCTGCAGCGCCTGGAGGAGGCCAAGAACATGGAGGCCGTCGAGAAGCTCAAGCTCGAGGAGGAGATCATGGCCAAGCAGATGGAGGTGCAGCGCATCCAGGACGAGGTCAACGCCAAGGACGAGGAGACCAAGCGCCTGCAGGACGAGGTGGAGGACGCCCGACGCAAGCAGGTCATTGCG GCCGAAGCCGCCGCCGCTCTGCTGGCCGCGTCGACAACGCCGCAGCACCACCACGTGGCCGAGGATGAGAATGAGAACGAGGAGGAGCTGACGAACGGCGACGCCGGTGGCGATGTGTCGCGCGACCTGGACACCGACGAGCATATCAAGGACCCCATCGAGGACAGACGCACGCTGGCCGAGCGCAACGAGCGCTTGCACGATCAGCTTAAG GCTCTGAAACAGGATCTGGCGCAGTCTCGCGACGAGACGAAAGAGACGGCAAACGACAAGATCCATCGCGAGAACGTTCGCCAGGGACGTGACAAGTACAAGACGCTCCGCGAGATCCGCAAGGGTAACACAAAGCGTCGTGTCGATCAGTTCGAGAACATGTAA
- the Moe gene encoding moesin/ezrin/radixin homolog 1 isoform X5 encodes MVVVSDSRVRLPRYGGVSVKRKTLNVRVTTMDAELEFAIQSTTTGKQLFDQVVKTIGLREVWFFGLQYTDSKGDSTWIKLYKKVMNQDVKKENPLQFRFRAKFYPEDVAEELIQDITLRLFYLQVKNAILTDEIYCPPETSVLLASYAVQARHGDHNKTTHTAGFLANDRLLPQRVIDQHKMSKDEWEQSIMTWWQEHRSMLREDAMMEYLKIAQDLEMYGVNYFEIRNKKGTDLWLGVDALGLNIYEQDDRLTPKIGFPWSEIRNISFSEKKFIIKPIDKKAPDFMFFAPRVRINKRILALCMGNHELYMRRRKPDTIDVQQMKAQAREEKNAKQQEREKLQLALAARERAEKKQQEYEDRLKQMQEDMERSQRDLLEAQDMIRRLEEQLKQLQAAKDELELRQKELQAMLQRLEEAKNMEAVEKLKLEEEIMAKQMEVQRIQDEVNAKDEETKRLQDEVEDARRKQVIAAEAAAALLAASTTPQHHHVAEDENENEEELTNGDAGGDVSRDLDTDEHIKDPIEDRRTLAERNERLHDQLKALKQDLAQSRDETKETANDKIHRENVRQGRDKYKTLREIRKGNTKRRVDQFENM; translated from the exons ATGGTCGTCGTCTCCGACAGCCGCGTCCGTTTGCCGCGCTACGGCGGAGTCAGCGTGAAGCGGAAAACG CTAAATGTGCGCGTCACGACAATGGACGCGGAACTGGAGTTCGCCATCCAGTCGACGACGACGGGCAAACAATTGTTTGACCAGGTGGTGAAGACGATCGGCCTGCGGGAGGTTTGGTTCTTTGGACTCCAGTACACCGACTCAAAGGGCGACTCCACATGGATCAAGCTGTACAAAAAG GTGATGAACCAGGACGTGAAGAAGGAGAACCCCTTGCAGTTCAGATTCCGTGCCAAATTCTACCCCGAGGACGTGGCCGAGGAGCTGATCCAGGACATCACCCTGCGCCTGTTCTACCTGCAGGTGAAGAATGCCATACTGACCGACGAGATCTATTGTCCGCCGGAGACGTCCGTGCTGCTCGCCTCGTACGCCGTGCAGGCGCGTCACGGTGACCACAACAAGACCACCCACACAGCCGGCTTCCTGGCCAACGATAGGCTGCTGCCGCAGCGCGTCATCGACCAGCACAAGATGTCCAAGGACGAGTGGGAGCAGTCGATCATGACCTGGTGGCAGGAGCACCGCAGCATGCTGCGTGAGGACGCCATGATGGAGTATCTGAAGATCGCCCAGGACCTGGAGATGTATGGCGTCAATTACTTTGAGATCCGCAACAAGAAGGGCACGGATCTCTGGCTGGGCGTGGACGCCCTGGGCCTGAACATTTACGAGCAGGACGACAGGCTGACGCCGAAGATTGGCTTCCCGTGGTCCGAGATCCGCAACATCTCCTTCTCGGAGAAGAAGTTCATCATCAAGCCGATCGACAAGAAGGCGCCGGACTTTATGTTCTTCGCGCCACGCGTCCGCATCAACAAGCGCATCCTGGCCCTCTGCATGGGCAACCACGAGCTGTACATGCGTCGCCGCAAGCCGGACACCATCGATGTGCAGCAGATGAAGGCGCAGGCGCGCGAGGAGAAGAATGCCAAACAGCAGGAGCG TGAGAAGCTGCAGCTGGCGCTGGCCGCACGCGAACGCGCTGAAAAGAAGCAGCAGGAGTACGAGGATCGGCTGAAGCAGATGCAGGAGGACATGGAACGTTCGCAGCGCGACCTCCTGGAGGCCCAGGACATGATCCGCCGTCTGGAGGAGCAGCTCAAGCAGCTGCAGGCCGCCAAGGACGAGCTGGAGCTGCGCCAGAAGGAGCTGCAGGCGATGCTGCAGCGCCTGGAGGAGGCCAAGAACATGGAGGCCGTCGAGAAGCTCAAGCTCGAGGAGGAGATCATGGCCAAGCAGATGGAGGTGCAGCGCATCCAGGACGAGGTCAACGCCAAGGACGAGGAGACCAAGCGCCTGCAGGACGAGGTGGAGGACGCCCGACGCAAGCAGGTCATTGCG GCCGAAGCCGCCGCCGCTCTGCTGGCCGCGTCGACAACGCCGCAGCACCACCACGTGGCCGAGGATGAGAATGAGAACGAGGAGGAGCTGACGAACGGCGACGCCGGTGGCGATGTGTCGCGCGACCTGGACACCGACGAGCATATCAAGGACCCCATCGAGGACAGACGCACGCTGGCCGAGCGCAACGAGCGCTTGCACGATCAGCTTAAG GCTCTGAAACAGGATCTGGCGCAGTCTCGCGACGAGACGAAAGAGACGGCAAACGACAAGATCCATCGCGAGAACGTTCGCCAGGGACGTGACAAGTACAAGACGCTCCGCGAGATCCGCAAGGGTAACACAAAGCGTCGTGTCGATCAGTTCGAGAACATGTAA
- the Moe gene encoding moesin/ezrin/radixin homolog 1 isoform X6, with translation MVVVSDSRVRLPRYGGVSVKRKTLNVRVTTMDAELEFAIQSTTTGKQLFDQVVKTIGLREVWFFGLQYTDSKGDSTWIKLYKKVMNQDVKKENPLQFRFRAKFYPEDVAEELIQDITLRLFYLQVKNAILTDEIYCPPETSVLLASYAVQARHGDHNKTTHTAGFLANDRLLPQRVIDQHKMSKDEWEQSIMTWWQEHRSMLREDAMMEYLKIAQDLEMYGVNYFEIRNKKGTDLWLGVDALGLNIYEQDDRLTPKIGFPWSEIRNISFSEKKFIIKPIDKKAPDFMFFAPRVRINKRILALCMGNHELYMRRRKPDTIDVQQMKAQAREEKNAKQQEREKLQLALAARERAEKKQQEYEDRLKQMQEDMERSQRDLLEAQDMIRRLEEQLKQLQAAKDELELRQKELQAMLQRLEEAKNMEAVEKLKLEEEIMAKQMEVQRIQDEVNAKDEETKRLQDEVEDARRKQAEAAAALLAASTTPQHHHVAEDENENEEELTNGDAGGDVSRDLDTDEHIKDPIEDRRTLAERNERLHDQLKALKQDLAQSRDETKETANDKIHRENVRQGRDKYKTLREIRKGNTKRRVDQFENM, from the exons ATGGTCGTCGTCTCCGACAGCCGCGTCCGTTTGCCGCGCTACGGCGGAGTCAGCGTGAAGCGGAAAACG CTAAATGTGCGCGTCACGACAATGGACGCGGAACTGGAGTTCGCCATCCAGTCGACGACGACGGGCAAACAATTGTTTGACCAGGTGGTGAAGACGATCGGCCTGCGGGAGGTTTGGTTCTTTGGACTCCAGTACACCGACTCAAAGGGCGACTCCACATGGATCAAGCTGTACAAAAAG GTGATGAACCAGGACGTGAAGAAGGAGAACCCCTTGCAGTTCAGATTCCGTGCCAAATTCTACCCCGAGGACGTGGCCGAGGAGCTGATCCAGGACATCACCCTGCGCCTGTTCTACCTGCAGGTGAAGAATGCCATACTGACCGACGAGATCTATTGTCCGCCGGAGACGTCCGTGCTGCTCGCCTCGTACGCCGTGCAGGCGCGTCACGGTGACCACAACAAGACCACCCACACAGCCGGCTTCCTGGCCAACGATAGGCTGCTGCCGCAGCGCGTCATCGACCAGCACAAGATGTCCAAGGACGAGTGGGAGCAGTCGATCATGACCTGGTGGCAGGAGCACCGCAGCATGCTGCGTGAGGACGCCATGATGGAGTATCTGAAGATCGCCCAGGACCTGGAGATGTATGGCGTCAATTACTTTGAGATCCGCAACAAGAAGGGCACGGATCTCTGGCTGGGCGTGGACGCCCTGGGCCTGAACATTTACGAGCAGGACGACAGGCTGACGCCGAAGATTGGCTTCCCGTGGTCCGAGATCCGCAACATCTCCTTCTCGGAGAAGAAGTTCATCATCAAGCCGATCGACAAGAAGGCGCCGGACTTTATGTTCTTCGCGCCACGCGTCCGCATCAACAAGCGCATCCTGGCCCTCTGCATGGGCAACCACGAGCTGTACATGCGTCGCCGCAAGCCGGACACCATCGATGTGCAGCAGATGAAGGCGCAGGCGCGCGAGGAGAAGAATGCCAAACAGCAGGAGCG TGAGAAGCTGCAGCTGGCGCTGGCCGCACGCGAACGCGCTGAAAAGAAGCAGCAGGAGTACGAGGATCGGCTGAAGCAGATGCAGGAGGACATGGAACGTTCGCAGCGCGACCTCCTGGAGGCCCAGGACATGATCCGCCGTCTGGAGGAGCAGCTCAAGCAGCTGCAGGCCGCCAAGGACGAGCTGGAGCTGCGCCAGAAGGAGCTGCAGGCGATGCTGCAGCGCCTGGAGGAGGCCAAGAACATGGAGGCCGTCGAGAAGCTCAAGCTCGAGGAGGAGATCATGGCCAAGCAGATGGAGGTGCAGCGCATCCAGGACGAGGTCAACGCCAAGGACGAGGAGACCAAGCGCCTGCAGGACGAGGTGGAGGACGCCCGACGCAAGCAG GCCGAAGCCGCCGCCGCTCTGCTGGCCGCGTCGACAACGCCGCAGCACCACCACGTGGCCGAGGATGAGAATGAGAACGAGGAGGAGCTGACGAACGGCGACGCCGGTGGCGATGTGTCGCGCGACCTGGACACCGACGAGCATATCAAGGACCCCATCGAGGACAGACGCACGCTGGCCGAGCGCAACGAGCGCTTGCACGATCAGCTTAAG GCTCTGAAACAGGATCTGGCGCAGTCTCGCGACGAGACGAAAGAGACGGCAAACGACAAGATCCATCGCGAGAACGTTCGCCAGGGACGTGACAAGTACAAGACGCTCCGCGAGATCCGCAAGGGTAACACAAAGCGTCGTGTCGATCAGTTCGAGAACATGTAA
- the Moe gene encoding moesin/ezrin/radixin homolog 1 isoform X8, translating into MSPKALNVRVTTMDAELEFAIQSTTTGKQLFDQVVKTIGLREVWFFGLQYTDSKGDSTWIKLYKKTGSMPFSTWVMNQDVKKENPLQFRFRAKFYPEDVAEELIQDITLRLFYLQVKNAILTDEIYCPPETSVLLASYAVQARHGDHNKTTHTAGFLANDRLLPQRVIDQHKMSKDEWEQSIMTWWQEHRSMLREDAMMEYLKIAQDLEMYGVNYFEIRNKKGTDLWLGVDALGLNIYEQDDRLTPKIGFPWSEIRNISFSEKKFIIKPIDKKAPDFMFFAPRVRINKRILALCMGNHELYMRRRKPDTIDVQQMKAQAREEKNAKQQEREKLQLALAARERAEKKQQEYEDRLKQMQEDMERSQRDLLEAQDMIRRLEEQLKQLQAAKDELELRQKELQAMLQRLEEAKNMEAVEKLKLEEEIMAKQMEVQRIQDEVNAKDEETKRLQDEVEDARRKQAEAAAALLAASTTPQHHHVAEDENENEEELTNGDAGGDVSRDLDTDEHIKDPIEDRRTLAERNERLHDQLKALKQDLAQSRDETKETANDKIHRENVRQGRDKYKTLREIRKGNTKRRVDQFENM; encoded by the exons ATGTCTCCAAAAGCG CTAAATGTGCGCGTCACGACAATGGACGCGGAACTGGAGTTCGCCATCCAGTCGACGACGACGGGCAAACAATTGTTTGACCAGGTGGTGAAGACGATCGGCCTGCGGGAGGTTTGGTTCTTTGGACTCCAGTACACCGACTCAAAGGGCGACTCCACATGGATCAAGCTGTACAAAAAG ACTGGATCAATGCCGTTTTCGACATGG GTGATGAACCAGGACGTGAAGAAGGAGAACCCCTTGCAGTTCAGATTCCGTGCCAAATTCTACCCCGAGGACGTGGCCGAGGAGCTGATCCAGGACATCACCCTGCGCCTGTTCTACCTGCAGGTGAAGAATGCCATACTGACCGACGAGATCTATTGTCCGCCGGAGACGTCCGTGCTGCTCGCCTCGTACGCCGTGCAGGCGCGTCACGGTGACCACAACAAGACCACCCACACAGCCGGCTTCCTGGCCAACGATAGGCTGCTGCCGCAGCGCGTCATCGACCAGCACAAGATGTCCAAGGACGAGTGGGAGCAGTCGATCATGACCTGGTGGCAGGAGCACCGCAGCATGCTGCGTGAGGACGCCATGATGGAGTATCTGAAGATCGCCCAGGACCTGGAGATGTATGGCGTCAATTACTTTGAGATCCGCAACAAGAAGGGCACGGATCTCTGGCTGGGCGTGGACGCCCTGGGCCTGAACATTTACGAGCAGGACGACAGGCTGACGCCGAAGATTGGCTTCCCGTGGTCCGAGATCCGCAACATCTCCTTCTCGGAGAAGAAGTTCATCATCAAGCCGATCGACAAGAAGGCGCCGGACTTTATGTTCTTCGCGCCACGCGTCCGCATCAACAAGCGCATCCTGGCCCTCTGCATGGGCAACCACGAGCTGTACATGCGTCGCCGCAAGCCGGACACCATCGATGTGCAGCAGATGAAGGCGCAGGCGCGCGAGGAGAAGAATGCCAAACAGCAGGAGCG TGAGAAGCTGCAGCTGGCGCTGGCCGCACGCGAACGCGCTGAAAAGAAGCAGCAGGAGTACGAGGATCGGCTGAAGCAGATGCAGGAGGACATGGAACGTTCGCAGCGCGACCTCCTGGAGGCCCAGGACATGATCCGCCGTCTGGAGGAGCAGCTCAAGCAGCTGCAGGCCGCCAAGGACGAGCTGGAGCTGCGCCAGAAGGAGCTGCAGGCGATGCTGCAGCGCCTGGAGGAGGCCAAGAACATGGAGGCCGTCGAGAAGCTCAAGCTCGAGGAGGAGATCATGGCCAAGCAGATGGAGGTGCAGCGCATCCAGGACGAGGTCAACGCCAAGGACGAGGAGACCAAGCGCCTGCAGGACGAGGTGGAGGACGCCCGACGCAAGCAG GCCGAAGCCGCCGCCGCTCTGCTGGCCGCGTCGACAACGCCGCAGCACCACCACGTGGCCGAGGATGAGAATGAGAACGAGGAGGAGCTGACGAACGGCGACGCCGGTGGCGATGTGTCGCGCGACCTGGACACCGACGAGCATATCAAGGACCCCATCGAGGACAGACGCACGCTGGCCGAGCGCAACGAGCGCTTGCACGATCAGCTTAAG GCTCTGAAACAGGATCTGGCGCAGTCTCGCGACGAGACGAAAGAGACGGCAAACGACAAGATCCATCGCGAGAACGTTCGCCAGGGACGTGACAAGTACAAGACGCTCCGCGAGATCCGCAAGGGTAACACAAAGCGTCGTGTCGATCAGTTCGAGAACATGTAA
- the Moe gene encoding moesin/ezrin/radixin homolog 1 isoform X9, protein MSPKALNVRVTTMDAELEFAIQSTTTGKQLFDQVVKTIGLREVWFFGLQYTDSKGDSTWIKLYKKVMNQDVKKENPLQFRFRAKFYPEDVAEELIQDITLRLFYLQVKNAILTDEIYCPPETSVLLASYAVQARHGDHNKTTHTAGFLANDRLLPQRVIDQHKMSKDEWEQSIMTWWQEHRSMLREDAMMEYLKIAQDLEMYGVNYFEIRNKKGTDLWLGVDALGLNIYEQDDRLTPKIGFPWSEIRNISFSEKKFIIKPIDKKAPDFMFFAPRVRINKRILALCMGNHELYMRRRKPDTIDVQQMKAQAREEKNAKQQEREKLQLALAARERAEKKQQEYEDRLKQMQEDMERSQRDLLEAQDMIRRLEEQLKQLQAAKDELELRQKELQAMLQRLEEAKNMEAVEKLKLEEEIMAKQMEVQRIQDEVNAKDEETKRLQDEVEDARRKQVIAAEAAAALLAASTTPQHHHVAEDENENEEELTNGDAGGDVSRDLDTDEHIKDPIEDRRTLAERNERLHDQLKALKQDLAQSRDETKETANDKIHRENVRQGRDKYKTLREIRKGNTKRRVDQFENM, encoded by the exons ATGTCTCCAAAAGCG CTAAATGTGCGCGTCACGACAATGGACGCGGAACTGGAGTTCGCCATCCAGTCGACGACGACGGGCAAACAATTGTTTGACCAGGTGGTGAAGACGATCGGCCTGCGGGAGGTTTGGTTCTTTGGACTCCAGTACACCGACTCAAAGGGCGACTCCACATGGATCAAGCTGTACAAAAAG GTGATGAACCAGGACGTGAAGAAGGAGAACCCCTTGCAGTTCAGATTCCGTGCCAAATTCTACCCCGAGGACGTGGCCGAGGAGCTGATCCAGGACATCACCCTGCGCCTGTTCTACCTGCAGGTGAAGAATGCCATACTGACCGACGAGATCTATTGTCCGCCGGAGACGTCCGTGCTGCTCGCCTCGTACGCCGTGCAGGCGCGTCACGGTGACCACAACAAGACCACCCACACAGCCGGCTTCCTGGCCAACGATAGGCTGCTGCCGCAGCGCGTCATCGACCAGCACAAGATGTCCAAGGACGAGTGGGAGCAGTCGATCATGACCTGGTGGCAGGAGCACCGCAGCATGCTGCGTGAGGACGCCATGATGGAGTATCTGAAGATCGCCCAGGACCTGGAGATGTATGGCGTCAATTACTTTGAGATCCGCAACAAGAAGGGCACGGATCTCTGGCTGGGCGTGGACGCCCTGGGCCTGAACATTTACGAGCAGGACGACAGGCTGACGCCGAAGATTGGCTTCCCGTGGTCCGAGATCCGCAACATCTCCTTCTCGGAGAAGAAGTTCATCATCAAGCCGATCGACAAGAAGGCGCCGGACTTTATGTTCTTCGCGCCACGCGTCCGCATCAACAAGCGCATCCTGGCCCTCTGCATGGGCAACCACGAGCTGTACATGCGTCGCCGCAAGCCGGACACCATCGATGTGCAGCAGATGAAGGCGCAGGCGCGCGAGGAGAAGAATGCCAAACAGCAGGAGCG TGAGAAGCTGCAGCTGGCGCTGGCCGCACGCGAACGCGCTGAAAAGAAGCAGCAGGAGTACGAGGATCGGCTGAAGCAGATGCAGGAGGACATGGAACGTTCGCAGCGCGACCTCCTGGAGGCCCAGGACATGATCCGCCGTCTGGAGGAGCAGCTCAAGCAGCTGCAGGCCGCCAAGGACGAGCTGGAGCTGCGCCAGAAGGAGCTGCAGGCGATGCTGCAGCGCCTGGAGGAGGCCAAGAACATGGAGGCCGTCGAGAAGCTCAAGCTCGAGGAGGAGATCATGGCCAAGCAGATGGAGGTGCAGCGCATCCAGGACGAGGTCAACGCCAAGGACGAGGAGACCAAGCGCCTGCAGGACGAGGTGGAGGACGCCCGACGCAAGCAGGTCATTGCG GCCGAAGCCGCCGCCGCTCTGCTGGCCGCGTCGACAACGCCGCAGCACCACCACGTGGCCGAGGATGAGAATGAGAACGAGGAGGAGCTGACGAACGGCGACGCCGGTGGCGATGTGTCGCGCGACCTGGACACCGACGAGCATATCAAGGACCCCATCGAGGACAGACGCACGCTGGCCGAGCGCAACGAGCGCTTGCACGATCAGCTTAAG GCTCTGAAACAGGATCTGGCGCAGTCTCGCGACGAGACGAAAGAGACGGCAAACGACAAGATCCATCGCGAGAACGTTCGCCAGGGACGTGACAAGTACAAGACGCTCCGCGAGATCCGCAAGGGTAACACAAAGCGTCGTGTCGATCAGTTCGAGAACATGTAA